Proteins co-encoded in one Fusarium musae strain F31 chromosome 3, whole genome shotgun sequence genomic window:
- a CDS encoding hypothetical protein (EggNog:ENOG41) — protein MLDRPPIRIGNVSGATGDHPHAMSRMVRSGNVHVITGDWLSEMNIAWNAITKQEVDHNLGYENGFYEQLDECLDDIMQRDIRVVTNAGALNTDALYDKVRALCDKRGYADCVVAKVLGDDVSDVVGRKDVQITHLDHPEETLESWGFTPCCATAYIGCWGIVQALRSGARIVICGRCTDASPVMGAAAWYHGWREDQYEELAGSLLAAHLIECGPYVVGANFSGFKDFLPELVDIAFPIAEIDPRGRCTIGRTAEGGGRVTKETVTAQLLYELQGHLYLNPDVVADLSGVHVEQESENRVSVTGVKGLPPPPTAKVMIAAKGGFQAEATFYINGLDVYEKAAMMRNQLAHMFKESNFSRLSIELYGTPAENPTSQQAGTVSLRVFAQARRKEDIDAPKFKVPIYALRMQSYPGYHMNLDFRTMVPKPFMEMFPALMPVSAIEHRVEMSTGASHRIEPPAKTAKYPIVRPSTETHGPVDMLTFGPTEWAPLGSVVHARSGDKGDNSNVGFFVRHDDEYAWLRNLLTVSKLKQLFGDDWFKGDPGRRVERVEFPGINAVHL, from the coding sequence ATGCTAGACAGGCCTCCAATCCGCATCGGCAACGTCTCCGGCGCAACAGGCGACCATCCCCACGCAATGTCCCGCATGGTCCGCTCCGGCAACGTCCACGTCATAACAGGCGACTGGCTCTCTGAGATGAACATCGCCTGGAACGCAATCACCAAACAAGAAGTAGACCACAACCTCGGCTACGAGAACGGCTTCTACGAGCAGCTCGACGAGTGTCTTGACGATATCATGCAGCGCGACATTCGCGTTGTGACTAACGCGGGGGCGCTCAACACTGATGCGTTGTATGATAAGGTCAGAGCGCTTTGTGATAAGAGGGGGTATGCGGATTGTGTTGTTGCCAAAGTGCTGGGGGATGATGTCTCGGATGTTGTGGGGAGGAAGGATGTGCAGATTACGCATTTGGATCATCCGGAGGAGACGCTTGAGTCTTGGGGATTCACGCCGTGTTGTGCGACGGCGTATATTGGCTGTTGGGGTATCGTTCAGGCTCTTCGGTCTGGTGCCCGTATCGTTATCTGCGGTCGATGCACTGATGCTTCTCCAGTAATGGGCGCTGCAGCGTGGTATCACGgctggcgagaagatcaGTACGAGGAATTAGCTGGTTCACTACTAGCTGCTCATCTCATTGAGTGCGGCCCCTACGTCGTCGGTGCAAACTTCTCAGGATTCAAGGACTTTCTACCTGAACTTGTCGATATTGCATTCCCCATTGCTGAGATCGATCCAAGAGGACGATGTACCATTGGAAGAACAGCAGAAGGCGGAGGAAGAGTCACGAAAGAAACTGTCACTGCACAATTACTCTACGAACTCCAGGGGCATTTATACCTAAACCCCGATGTCGTCGCAGATCTCTCAGGAGTACACGTCGAACAAGAGTCAGAAAACCGCGTCTCCGTCACAGGAGTAAAAGGCCTCCCTCCACCGCCAACGGCAAAAGTCATGATCGCAGCAAAAGGCGGTTTTCAAGCTGAGGCAACATTCTACATCAACGGTCTCGACGTCTACGAGAAAGCAGCTATGATGAGGAACCAACTGGCGCACATGTTTAAAGAGTCAAACTTCAGCCGCTTGAGCATCGAGCTTTATGGTACTCCGGCTGAGAACCCTACGTCTCAACAAGCAGGAACTGTATCACTGCGTGTCTTTGCGCAAGCTCGTCGAAAAGAAGATATTGACGCGCCCAAATTCAAAGTTCCGATTTATGCTCTTCGTATGCAGAGTTATCCGGGGTATCATATGAATCTTGACTTTAGGACTATGGTGCCCAAGCCGTTTATGGAGATGTTTCCAGCGCTCATGCCTGTATCTGCGATTGAGCATCGCGTTGAGATGAGTACAGGTGCTTCACATCGTATCGAGCCGCCAGCTAAAACAGCAAAATATCCTATCGTACGGCCGTCGACGGAAACACATGGACCGGTTGACATGCTTACCTTTGGACCGACGGAGTGGGCGCCGCTGGGAAGTGTAGTCCACGCCAGATCAGGTGATAAAGGTGATAATTCGAACGTTGGGTTCTTTGTgaggcatgatgatgaatatgCTTGGTTGAGGAACTTGTTGACTGTTTCGAAGCTGAAGCAGTTGTTTGGGGATGATTGGTTCAAGGGGGATCCTGGGAGGAGGGTTGAGAGGGTTGAGTTTCCTGGTATCAACGCTGTACACTTGTAA
- the IDH1 gene encoding isocitrate dehydrogenase (NAD(+)) idh1, producing MLSRGSLRSAQFFAQLLRGVAKQQPQLARSFATVQSDIFKPAKFGGKYTVTLIPGDGIGTEVAESVKTVFKADNVPVEWEQVEVSGLEGAGRTEDAFRESVASLKRNKLGLKGILHTPISRSGHQSFNVAMRQELDIYASISLIKNIPGYETRHKDVDLCIIRENTEGEYSGLEHQSVDGVVESLKIITRAKSERIAKFAFSFALANGRSKVTCIHKANIMKLADGLFRSTFHQVAKDYPTLEVNDMIVDNASMQAVSRPQQFDVMVMPNLYGGILSNIGAALVGGPGIVPGCNMGREVAVFEPGCRHVGLDIKGKDQANPTAMLLSGSMLLRHLGLDEHANRISKATYAVIAEGKVRTPDMGGSSTTHEFTKAILDKLETV from the exons ATGTTGTCTCGAGGATCTCTTCGATCGGCCCAG TTCTTTGCTCAGCTGCTGCGCGGCGTCGCCAAGCAACAACCCCAGCTCGCCCGATCCTTCGCCACCGTCCAGTCCGACATCTTCAAGCCCGCCAAGTTCGGCGGCAAGTACACCGTCACCCTCATCCCCGGTGACGGTATCGGTACCGAGGTTGCCGAGTCCGTCAAGACCGTCTTCAAGGCCGACAACGTCCCCGTTGAGTGGGAGCAGGTCGAGGTCTCCGGTCTCGAGGGCGCCGGCCGAACCGAGGATGCTTTCCGCGAGTCGGTCGCTTCTCTGAAGCGCAACAAGCTCGGTCTCAAGGGTATCCTTCACACCCCCATCAGCCGATCCGGCCACCAGAGCTTCAACGTCGCCATGCGTCAGGAGCTCGACATCTACGCCAGCATCAGCTTGATCAAGAACATCCCCGGCTACGAGACCCGCCACAAGGACGTCGACCTGTGCATCATCCGAGAGAACACCGAGGGTGAGTACTCTGGTCTCGAGCACCAGAGCGTCGACGGTGTCGTCGAGtccctcaagatcatcaccCGCGCCAAGTCCGAGCGTATCGCCAAGTTCGCCTTCTCTTTCGCTCTCGCCAACGGCCGATCCAAGGTTACCTGCATCCACAAGGCCAACATTATGAAGCTTGCCGATGGTCTTTTCCGCAGCACCTTCCACCAGGTCGCCAAGGACTACCCTACCCTCGAGGTCAACGACATGATTGTCGATAACGCCTCCATGCAGGCCGTTTCTCGACCTCAGCAGTTCGACGTCATGGTCATGCCTAACCTTTACGGTGGTATCCTGTCCAACATTGGTGCCGCTCTCGTTGGTGGCCCTGGTATCGTCCCTGGCTGCAACATGGGCCGTGAGGTCGCTGTTTTCGAGCCTGGTTGCCGTCACGTCGGTCTTGacatcaagggcaaggatcAGGCTAACCCTACTGCTATGCTCCTGTCCGGCAGCATGCTGCTGCGACACCTCGGCCTCGATGAGCATGCTAACCGCATCTCCAAGGCTACCTACGCTGTTATCGCCGAGGG CAAGGTCCGCACCCCCGACATGGGCGGCTCCTCCACCACCCACGAGTTCACCAAGGCCATCCTCGACAAGCTCGAGACTGTTTAA
- a CDS encoding hypothetical protein (EggNog:ENOG41~BUSCO:EOG092646EZ) — MSRPEDTLAADVHYDDTEARKYTTSSRIQNIQASMTRRALELLDLKSPSLILDVGCGSGLSGEILSSIEPEEGGPHTWIGMDVSPSMLDIALQRDVEGDLMLADIGQGVPFRAGTFDAAISISAIQWLCSAETSDTSPFGRLTRFFNGLYASLKRGGRAVCQFYPKNDEQRHMITQAAVKAGFGAGMLEDDPGTKNQKLYLVLTVGGGDIQKKGGDITGVVEGMEGVDVEDARRQIKAHAPNMSKGSKAWIVKKKEQMERKGKIVKATSKYTGRKRRIQF; from the exons atgtctcgTCCTGAGGATACCCT TGCCGCCGACGTCCACTATGACGATACCGAAGCGCGCAAGTACACAACAAGCTCTCGAATCCAAAACATTCAAGCGTCTATGACCCGAAGAGCCCTTGAACTCCTCGATCTCAAGTCACCATCCCTCATTCTCGACGTCGGCTGCGGCAGTGGTCTCTCCGGCGAGATCCTCTCCTCAATCGAACCCGAAGAAGGCGGCCCTCACACATGGATCGGAATGGACGTCTCACCATCAATGTTGGACATTGCACTGCAGAGAGATGTAGAAGGTGATCTCATGCTAGCAGATATCGGCCAGGGCGTGCCCTTTCGAGCAGGTACTTTCGACGCAGCGATCAGCATCTCCGCTATCCAATGGCTCTGCAGCGCCGAAACAAGCGATACATCACCATTCGGCCGTCTAACGCGCTTCTTCAACGGTCTCTACGCATCGCTCAAGCGCGGCGGCCGCGCAGTTTGTCAATTCTACCCCAAGAACGATGAGCAGCGCCACATGATCACCCAAGCCGCCGTGAAAGCCGGCTTCGGCGCCGGTATGCTCGAAGACGACCCTGGCACCAAGAACCAGAAGCTGTACCTCGTGCTTACCGTGGGAGGCGGCGATATTCAGAAGAAGGGCGGTGATATCactggtgttgttgagggcATGGAGGGtgtggatgttgaggatgcgAGACGGCAGATTAAAGCGCATGCTCCGAATATGTCAAAGGGTAGTAAGGCGTGGATCGTTAAGAAGAAGGAGCAGATGGAACGAAAGGGAAAGATTGTCAAGGCGACGTCGAAGTACACTGGACGAAAGCGACGGATACAGTTTTAG
- a CDS encoding hypothetical protein (EggNog:ENOG41), which translates to MTGQRLCSGDKSDAEYVEGYSDEEDPQPGEVCMGKFSTSNGARIFTDGLATCVRVAVTGRYPNGRFNGDDRFLAHVAESKHKAALQGLIDAVERAKGNGMQVVEVVVLILAGGSTDSEQDKFNDEVIERVQNAVGMQPNVVEHTENYKMSVEANKRINYAPE; encoded by the exons ATGACTGGCCAACGTCTCTGCTCG GGCGACAAGAGCGACGCTGAATACGTCGAGGGTTacagcgacgaagaagacccTCAACCCGGCGAAGTCTGCATGGGCAAGTTCAGTACCTCCAACGGTGCGAGAATCTTCACCGATGGCCTGGCCACCTGCGTTAGAGTCGCGGTGACCGGTCGGTACCCAAATGGTAGATTCAACGGGGACGATCGATTCCTCGCACATGTTGCCGAATCAAAGCACAAGGCTGCGCTCCAGGGCCTTATCGATGCCGTCGAACGTGCCAAAGGGAACGGCATGCAGGTTGTTGAGGTCGTCGTGCTCATCTTGGCTGGCGGCAGTACCGATTCCGAACAGGATAAATTCAACGATGAGGTCATCGAACGAGTTCAGAACGCAGTCGGAATGCAGCCGAATGTTGTCGAGCATACTGAAAACTACAAGATGTCTGTTGAAGCCAACAAGCGTATCAACTACGCCCCCGAGTAA
- a CDS encoding hypothetical protein (EggNog:ENOG41) produces MDVETLDAEKQNAAHEEYSAEVLDKKVNGDYSGAVAKSDPEEIKLVKKLDKWIMPTLWLMYWLNYLDRNAITLARLNGFEEDLNLQGSQYNTSVSILFVGYVLGQIPSNMIITRVRPSWYMGGFMMAWAVVSSLTAVAHNYTGALLTRFFLGIVEAPYYPGALYMLSTFYTRKELATRISILYSGNVLASAFAGLIAAGVFEGMDGLAGIKGWRWLFILQGAVTFIVAIVACFTLPDEPLTTRWLTPEQRQLAHDRVLRDTVGQKGDGNPWSGLREAIVDPKVWVFIVLQHLHLATNGFKNFFPTIVNTLGFNTTITLVLTCPPFLIAGALSILWAKSSGHFNESTWHITISKIVATFGFVLACATMNVGARYFAMCVFTIGTYGVNSILLAWVGNTCGQTREKKASALALANVSATLSLIWTPYLWPKSDAPRYVLPLSSSAGFAVACIAGVWLMRWMLVRQNRKIRQTDSEATLFYAY; encoded by the exons ATGGACGTTGAGACgcttgatgctgagaagcaaAACGCTGCTCATGAGGAATACTCTGCTGAAGTTCTTGATAAGAAGGTTAATGGCGACTACTCTGGTGCTGTGGCGAAGAGTGATCCTGAGGAGATCAAactcgtcaagaagctcgataAATGGATCATG CCCACTCTTTGGTTGATGTACTGGCTCAACTACCTCGACCGCAACGCCATCACCCTCGCCCGCCTAAACGGCTTTGAGGAAGATCTCAACCTCCAAGGCTCCCAGTACAACACCTCCGTCTCAATCCTTTTCGTCGGCTACGTCCTCGGCCAAATTCCCAGCAACATGATAATCACCCGCGTCAGACCATCATGGTACATGGGCGGTTTCATGATGGCATGGGCAGTCGTCAGCTCCCTCACCGCCGTAGCCCACAACTACACCGGTGCTCTCCTCACGCGATTCTTCCTCGGTATCGTGGAGGCTCCGTATTACCCTGGTGCGCTGTACATGCTGTCGACGTTTTATACCAGGAAGGAATTGGCGACGAGGATTAGTATTCTTTACTCTGGTAACGTGCTGGCTTCTGCTTTTGCGGGCTTGATTGCTGCGGGTGTTTTTGAGGGTATGGATGGACTTGCGGGGATCAAGGGCTGGCGATGGTTGTTTATTCTTCAGGGTGCGGTTACGTTTATTGTGGCTATTGTGGCGTGCTTTACTCTTCCTGATGAACCGTTGACGACTAGATGGCTCACGCCTGAGCAGCGACAGCTTGCGCATGATCGAGTTTTGAGAGATACAGTCGGGCAGAAGGGCGATGGAAATCCATGGAGTGGCCTGCGCGAAGCCATCGTCGACCCAAAGGTCTGGGTTTTTATCGttcttcagcatcttcaCCTTGCGACCAACGGcttcaagaacttcttcCCTACCATCGTCAACACTCTTGgtttcaacaccaccattACTCTCGTCCTTACATGTCCTCCTTTCTTGATCGCGGGTGCTCTCTCTATTCTTTGGGCAAAGTCTTCTGGTCACTTTAACGAGAGTACCTGGcacatcaccatctccaagatcgtTGCTACCTTTGGGTTCGTCTTGGCATGTGCCACCATGAACGTTGGAGCGAGATACTTTGCCATGTGTGTCTTCACTATTGGTACTTATGGTGTCAATTCTATTCTTTTGGCTTGGGTCGGAAATACTTGCGGACAGacgagggagaagaaggcttctgCTCTAGCTCTCGCCAACGTCAGTGCGACACTCAGTCTGATCTGGACTCCT TACCTCTGGCCAAAATCTGACGCACCGCGGTATGTGCTCCCGCTCTCAAGTAGTGCTGGCTTTGCTGTAGCTTGTATCGCTGGAGTTTGGCTTATGCGGTGGATGCTGGTCAGACAGAACAGGAAGATCAGGCAGACAGATTCCGAGGCTACGCTATTCTATGCTTATTAA
- a CDS encoding hypothetical protein (EggNog:ENOG41) has protein sequence MILDLDLGALASRAEGMGLTRVLPREAKETCHNDQYSDTCEKPNISTGEIMLILFVASAVVALGVIAMLCFLHRRRKRLDKLEDPKDFQELDDYGIAPIKQKPANMPRAPPPTYERSQDKKEMNTASPATTNESWGRGRDSTDSLTPSLRQAMGVTPRDTLANH, from the exons ATGATTCTCGACTTGGACTTAGGCGCCCTTGCGTCTCGCGCTGAGGGGATGGGTCTCACGCGAGTACTCCCCagagaagccaaggaaaCATGTCACAATGATCAATACTCGGATACCTGCGAAAAGCCCAATATTAGCACAGGCGAGATCATGCTAATTCTCTTCGTCGCCAG CGCCGTTGTAGCCCTTGGCGTCATCGCCATGCTATGCTTCCTGCATCGCCGCCGCAAGCGCCTCGATAAACTCGAAGACCCCAAGGATTTCCAAGAACTCGACGACTACGGCATTGCGCCGATAAAGCAAAAACCAGCGAATATGCCTCGAGCACCACCGCCGACGTATGAGCGATcgcaggacaagaaggagatgaacaCGGCTTCGCCTGCGACTACGAATGAGAGTTGGGGACGGGGGAGGGACTCGACTGATTCGTTAACGCCGTCGCTTCGACAGGCGATGGGGGTGACGCCCCGAGATACACTGGCCAATCACTAG
- a CDS encoding hypothetical protein (EggNog:ENOG41) → MPYSLTQQLLVSDEQAYKRATQSEFLKLAGHGKASKGLLGRWLANDRLYIHSYCRGLGRLLSFLEYPDTVQPNVDPGATTKLLDWIVAALVNIRREEKFFINTASQYGINVNLETGDDGRVASSTKLEGLRRWEALYASVAPNEKEELPWLEAAVIYWGTEKCYLDAWSWAKAQLSDDDGSNDADGGAVRKEFINNWTCKEFVEFVDELGRIIDDAVNKLVEEKGEDVKEKLFKRVEGKWHDVLEAEEAFWPAA, encoded by the coding sequence ATGCCCTATTCTCTAACCCAACAGCTTCTCGTCTCTGACGAGCAAGCTTACAAGCGAGCTACCCAGTCTGAGTTCCTCAAACTCGCAGGTCACGGCAAAGCATCAAAAGGGCTTCTTGGCCGCTGGCTTGCAAACGATCGTCTCTACATCCACAGCTACTGTCGTGGGCTAGGTCGTCTTCTCAGCTTTCTCGAGTATCCTGATACCGTGCAACCTAATGTCGATCCCGGAGCTACAACGAAGCTTCTAGACTGGATCGTCGCAGCTCTCGTCAACATCCGCCGAGAAGAAAAGTTCTTTATCAACACAGCATCCCAATACGGGATCAATGTTAATCTCGAGACTGGAGACGATGGCCGTGTTGCCTCGAGCACCAAGCTAGAAGGCCTTCGACGCTGGGAAGCTCTCTACGCTTCTGTGGCTCCCAatgagaaggaagagcttCCTTGGCTTGAAGCTGCGGTGATTTACTGGGGGACGGAAAAGTGTTACCTTGATGCTTGGTCGTGGGCTAAGGCGCAGCtgtctgatgatgatgggagTAATGATGCTGATGGTGGGGCCGTGAGGAAGGAGTTTATCAACAACTGGACGTGTAAGGAGTTTGTTGAGTTTGTGGATGAGCTTGGACGCAttattgatgatgctgttaataagcttgttgaggagaagggtgAGGATGTTAAGGAGAAGCTGTTCAAGAGGGTTGAGGGGAAGTGGCATGATGTTctggaggcggaggaggcatTCTGGCCAGCCGCCTAA
- a CDS encoding hypothetical protein (EggNog:ENOG41), whose protein sequence is MWILPLVGYIGTLLGFCFLTLAIASGLYYLSELVEEHSVIAKRFLTRLIYSVIGIQTVLWLVDGLPFWATVLTIVSHVVYLGNMRRFPFVKLSDPLFLASCVLVLVNHYVWFRHFSDTQSRAYQRTSYYDKADVPSFAQIASYFGLCVWLVPFALFVSLSAGDNVLPTMGTEPVHGLDGRGKPQGMIKALVDQIRGTIGQIFGTTSPGFARP, encoded by the exons ATGTGGATTCTACCTCTTGTCGGCTACATAGGAACCCTCCTGggtttctgcttcttgaccCTTGCCATCGCATCGGGTCTATACTACCTGTCCGAGCTCGTCGAGGAGCACAGCGTTATCGCGAAGCGGTTCTTGACGCGTCTTATCTACAGCGTCATTGGCATTCAGACGGTTCTATGGCTGGTTGATGGTCTGCCCTTCTGGGCTACCGTCTTGACGATTGTGTCGCATGTGGTTTACCTGGGTAATATGAGACGCTTTCCTTTTGTTAAGCTGTCGGATCCGTTGTTCCTGGCATCGTGTG TTCTCGTTTTGGTCAATCATTATGTTTGGTTCCGTCATTTCTCCGATACGCAGTCGCGCGCGTACCAACGTACTTCGTACTACGATAAGGCCGATGTTCCCAGCTTCGCGCAAATCGCGTCGTACTTTGGTCTTTGTGTTTGGCTCGTACCGTTCGCGTTGTTCGTTAGTCTGTCGGCTGGCGATAATGTTCTCCCGACGATGGGTACGGAGCCTGTCCATGGGCTTGATGGAAGAGGCAAGCCTCAGGGCATgatcaaggctcttgttgaCCAGATTCGCGGGACGATCGGTCAAATCTTTGGGACTACTTCACCTGGATTTGCTCGACCGTAA